The genomic segment GTCCTACCCTATGCGCCTGGAAGTCCTCGAATCCCAGTCCCTGCATGGGTAGGCTGTACACATGGATACAGAGCAAACCTACTGCCTGTATCTATACAGCATGTCCTGTTATTCCAAAGAGAATGGAGCAAATCTCTCTGTTAGTATTAACCAATTCCGCACTTGGTAACCTTGTCTAGTACAGACAGCCGGTGTCATTTTGACACCTGGGGCCACACACAAAGAAAGCAGCCCAGCTGATGCTGCCAAGAGAAACTGCTGAAGGACCAGACACATTCCAGCAAGGAGGGGTGTGGGGTCTTTCACGTAGATTGCAGGGAGTCCACCTGGTAGACATTCTGGTTGGAGGGGGTGGTAAAATACAGCTGCTGTGCTGGAACCCGGTTGTCACAGGGGCTGCTGAGTCCCAGTGTCCTCTCGAAGTCCAGCAGCTGACCCATGAAGTTGAAGTTAGGGGATATGTTGGATTTCTTCATCTTGACAATGTCATAGGCATCGTTCATCGACAGATTGAGCTTCTGCATAAGGTAAGCCACAGTCACAGTGACTGACCGGCTAATGCCAGCCAAGCAATGTACCAAGACACCACAGTTCTTGCCCCGGGCTTCATCTGtgaacacaaaaagaaaagcaagatctCAGTAGACTGAAAACCACCCTTTGTGAATGATCAGTCTAAGAAgtgaacttaaaaatataatagtaataatagttgTGTGTGGCAGTTGAGCCCTACAAGCAGCAGAAAATGTATCACTGAAATAAAACATGTACACTGGACACAATTacatatttcagatattttctgaAAAGAGAGCTTTTGTATTAAGTTTCTGCCAACAAAAAACTCCTTAATGGGTGCATTCTTTGCCTCAGCATGTGAATACCAGAAACCCTGCAATATGTTCGTGAATGCCTTTTATACAGACAACCAGACTGCAAGGGTCTATTAAATTATTCTCCAAATGTTGTGCAGCTAACAATGGAGGTATTCAggcattttaaaagagagagggaagtcACAGGGGACGGCCCATTAGGAGGAACAGGATGTCGACATGGCCTGAAAATGAGTTCCTTTGTAATAGGAAATGCATTACAATGCCTGGAGATTCACTTCTCCCAGGCTTCCAGCCCACAGTTCTTCCTGCTGGGCTCAGGTTACCCACTGTCTCACTGTTACCAGTATCACAGTATCATTCAACTGGATAACATTTAGCATTCATACTGCTTTCCAACAACTAACTTGACGTCCTAAAATAACTcctaggttttttaaaattataaagcaatGCTGGAATTTCTGTCTATAGTGAATACTTCTATCTGACCCTTCCCCTGAGTCCAAGACTGTGGGAAAAATCTGTTGTCCGATTATGAACGACTGTCAAATGACTGAATTCAAAGATTCACAGAAACAGCGTTTCAAATACACCTGTAATCTGCAGCCATATCAAAAGGCAGGTTTTCTTCCCTTAGCGAGAAGATAAACCAGAATTAAGGACGCTTTAGGAAAATTAGAGACCTGCAGTACGACAAATTAGCAAGCAGCAAGAACGATTAACAGCTTAAACTCTATGAATGGCTGGGAATTTTGCATTTAAATGTCAGAACGACTACTATTAATTAGTCTCACCTATGAAAGAAATGGCCTCAGGGAAAAACTGGGACAGGTTTTGGCTCCAGTGATCCGAGATGGGGATTTGCTTGTATTTAAACTCTCCTGCGTTCTCAAAGAGATTCGGCAAATTGGGAGTGACGTTCAAGATGTACTTGATGCCGAATTCCTCCAACACGTCCAAGTTGGTGGAGTCTTTGGCACAACCCAAGTAAAGGAAGGGCAAGATCTCCACCGGGAAGGAAGGCTGGCTGTTGGACAGCGGACTGCCATCCGAGTCTGTTGCACTATTGGGGTCTCGGTCAAGGTCAGACTCAATGTCCGAGGAAGAGTCAGAGCTGATCCGCAGGCCCCCGAGCCCCAGCACTGGCAACGGCGGCGAGCTGCTGCTACACGAGCCGTCTAGATTGGTCTCGCAATGCAGGGCGAACTCGGCTTGGAACTTACTGAAGCCACCTGCCAGAACGAGAAAAGTAATCGTGTAACCCGAGAAGCCGTAGTAGTTTTCACAGCTTGTAAGAACCGCAGCCC from the Macaca thibetana thibetana isolate TM-01 chromosome 11, ASM2454274v1, whole genome shotgun sequence genome contains:
- the DUSP6 gene encoding dual specificity protein phosphatase 6 isoform X1, yielding MIDTLRPVPFASEMAISKTVAWLNEQLELGNERLLLMDCRPQELYESSHIESAINVAIPGIMLRRLQKGNLPVRALFTRGEDRDRFTRRCGTDTVVLYDESSSDWNENTGGESVLGLLLKKLKDEGCRAFYLEGGFSKFQAEFALHCETNLDGSCSSSSPPLPVLGLGGLRISSDSSSDIESDLDRDPNSATDSDGSPLSNSQPSFPVEILPFLYLGCAKDSTNLDVLEEFGIKYILNVTPNLPNLFENAGEFKYKQIPISDHWSQNLSQFFPEAISFIDEARGKNCGVLVHCLAGISRSVTVTVAYLMQKLNLSMNDAYDIVKMKKSNISPNFNFMGQLLDFERTLGLSSPCDNRVPAQQLYFTTPSNQNVYQVDSLQST